Proteins co-encoded in one Arthrobacter alpinus genomic window:
- a CDS encoding phosphatase PAP2 family protein gives MNTHAALHRTGSGGPTPARIATWPFVFAAIISLAGIILSYRFFVNTTTGQFFDESALVEAAVAQSKIGVQTAKVLDLLPVTSLVIALVMVLFVTLARRRWKAAGIALAAMVAANLSTQLIKAGLPDRPDLGVPTLALNSLPSGHSTLAASAAAAVFLVVSPRWRPAAAFVGGSYAVLAGISTLINQWHRPADVLAAFFVVAFWTSLGALAVMRTGPSWNVWLGSHMHWASARGWVLTTAILTLLSGLAVALLVWQLSAPAATSTTKYFLAGVGQIVVGGYGLTVAGTLLLTLPVRRRSKRS, from the coding sequence ATGAATACCCACGCTGCCCTGCACCGCACCGGATCCGGCGGTCCAACCCCCGCGCGCATCGCCACATGGCCTTTTGTGTTTGCGGCGATCATCAGCTTGGCCGGGATCATCCTGAGCTACCGCTTCTTCGTCAACACCACCACGGGCCAGTTCTTTGACGAGTCCGCACTGGTTGAGGCCGCCGTGGCGCAGTCCAAAATTGGGGTCCAAACGGCCAAGGTACTAGACCTTTTGCCGGTTACCTCCTTGGTGATCGCCCTTGTGATGGTGCTCTTTGTCACGCTGGCCAGGCGGCGCTGGAAGGCTGCCGGGATCGCACTGGCTGCGATGGTCGCCGCCAATTTGTCCACTCAGCTGATCAAGGCGGGCCTGCCCGATCGGCCGGATCTGGGTGTGCCCACGCTGGCGTTGAATTCGCTGCCGTCCGGGCACAGCACGCTGGCTGCCAGTGCCGCAGCCGCCGTGTTCCTGGTGGTCTCCCCCCGATGGCGTCCCGCGGCGGCATTTGTGGGTGGCAGCTACGCCGTTCTCGCTGGCATCTCCACCCTCATCAACCAATGGCACCGTCCGGCCGACGTCCTTGCCGCATTCTTCGTCGTGGCGTTCTGGACGTCATTGGGGGCGCTGGCCGTCATGCGAACGGGGCCAAGCTGGAACGTGTGGTTGGGTTCGCACATGCACTGGGCCTCGGCCCGCGGGTGGGTTCTGACCACGGCCATTTTGACACTGCTTTCCGGGCTGGCAGTGGCCCTGCTCGTGTGGCAGTTATCGGCCCCCGCGGCCACCAGCACCACCAAATACTTCCTTGCCGGTGTGGGGCAAATTGTGGTGGGCGGCTATGGTTTGACAGTTGCTGGCACGCTGCTGCTGACCTTGCCAGTACGACGCCGGTCCAAACGTTCTTAG
- a CDS encoding amino acid ABC transporter ATP-binding protein: protein MTDTASVTNSHAAAVKPLVEIQGVHKFFGDHHVLKGIDMTVNPGEVSVIIGPSGSGKSTLLRCINLLDTLSAGRIYVHNDLIGYREVNGKLHDLNTKQIAAQRREIGMVFQRFNLFPHKTALQNVIEAPTQVKRQSKAAAKLKALELLEMVGLSDRANFYPSQLSGGQQQRVAIARALAMEPELMLFDEPTSALDPELVGDVLEVMKNLAKSGMTMIVVTHEIGFAREVGDTLTFMDGGVVVESGNPREIIANPQHHRTKEFLSRVL from the coding sequence ATGACCGATACCGCTTCAGTGACCAACTCTCACGCAGCCGCAGTAAAACCCCTGGTAGAGATTCAGGGGGTCCACAAGTTCTTCGGCGATCACCATGTGCTCAAGGGCATCGACATGACGGTCAACCCCGGGGAAGTTTCCGTGATCATTGGCCCGTCAGGTTCGGGAAAGTCCACCCTGCTGCGTTGTATCAACCTTCTGGATACCCTCAGCGCAGGCCGCATCTACGTGCACAATGACCTGATCGGCTACCGGGAGGTCAACGGCAAACTGCACGATCTGAACACCAAGCAGATCGCGGCCCAGCGCCGTGAGATCGGCATGGTGTTCCAGCGTTTCAACTTGTTCCCGCACAAGACTGCCCTGCAAAACGTGATTGAAGCACCTACCCAGGTCAAGCGTCAGTCCAAGGCAGCTGCGAAGTTGAAGGCACTGGAACTGTTGGAGATGGTGGGCTTGTCCGACCGCGCCAACTTCTACCCATCCCAGCTTTCCGGCGGGCAGCAGCAGCGTGTTGCTATTGCCCGCGCACTGGCCATGGAACCGGAATTGATGCTCTTCGATGAGCCCACCTCCGCCCTTGACCCTGAACTAGTGGGCGACGTTCTGGAAGTCATGAAGAACCTCGCCAAGTCCGGCATGACCATGATCGTGGTAACTCACGAGATCGGCTTTGCCCGCGAGGTAGGCGACACCCTCACCTTCATGGACGGAGGCGTCGTCGTAGAGAGCGGTAACCCGCGCGAGATCATCGCCAACCCGCAGCACCACCGCACCAAGGAGTTCCTCAGTCGGGTACTCTAA
- a CDS encoding MBL fold metallo-hydrolase codes for MTNELANPWRNLGGGSFVLASNAARALVNIGLVVGSERALVVDTGAGPRHATEILAAVRTLTALPLVIANTHAHWDHFFGNAVFRAEGALNEAGTQFWAHAATARGMAETGESQRAEVAGLEPEMAAGLGPQTEIVLPTHLIRRAPVVLDLGEVSVELFCLGRGHTNGDLMVGAPGVLFAGDVLEEGAEPQFEGSFPKEWAAVLRKLGAMDAMYPLMVPGHGQPVNAAFAAELANTVKAGPGA; via the coding sequence ATGACAAACGAGCTGGCTAATCCATGGCGGAACCTAGGCGGCGGAAGTTTCGTGCTTGCCAGCAATGCCGCCCGGGCGCTGGTGAACATCGGTCTGGTGGTGGGCTCCGAGCGGGCTTTGGTGGTTGACACTGGCGCCGGGCCGCGCCATGCCACCGAGATCCTCGCCGCGGTGCGCACACTGACTGCGCTACCCCTCGTCATCGCCAACACCCACGCTCATTGGGACCATTTCTTCGGCAACGCCGTCTTCCGTGCTGAAGGTGCCCTGAACGAGGCCGGGACTCAGTTTTGGGCGCACGCCGCCACCGCTCGCGGCATGGCCGAAACGGGGGAGTCCCAGCGGGCAGAGGTTGCAGGCCTGGAACCGGAGATGGCTGCCGGCCTGGGGCCACAGACGGAGATTGTGCTGCCCACGCATTTGATCCGGCGGGCACCGGTGGTGCTGGACCTTGGCGAAGTCAGCGTGGAGTTATTCTGTCTGGGTCGCGGTCACACCAATGGTGATCTGATGGTGGGCGCCCCCGGTGTGCTATTTGCCGGCGACGTGCTGGAAGAGGGCGCAGAACCGCAATTTGAGGGATCGTTCCCGAAGGAATGGGCGGCCGTCTTGCGCAAACTCGGCGCCATGGATGCCATGTATCCGCTCATGGTGCCAGGCCATGGCCAGCCCGTGAATGCTGCGTTTGCCGCAGAACTCGCCAATACCGTGAAAGCGGGTCCCGGCGCCTAG
- a CDS encoding dihydrolipoamide acetyltransferase family protein, with translation MSVQTTEQVFLLPDLGEGLVEVELLTWLVAVGERVEVDQPIAEVETAKSVVEVPSPFEGTVTTLHGAQGDVMEVGKPLITIAAPGSEGEFEVEAEHGAPATSAPEHLSESTSAETQQAKPEGSGNVLIGYGTSETLGTGRRRPSLATAAHTAPLVISPVVRKLANDHGIALADIHGSGEDGLILRTDVVAAIGSPPPRDVPEAREAPEPREAPEVREVREVREGAAEVSGVVHQRTGLSVTARVPLSGMKKAAAASLLRSRREIPEATVWVDVDATALLEMRAGLGERAPGVLAFVSRFVAAGLANFPELNMSLENHDGTDELVAFDGINLGFAVQTQRGLMVPVLRNAQGRTARELHGAIAELAAAARAGRASPAELSGGTFTINNYGVLGVDGSAVIINYPEAAMLGLGRIIDKPWVVDGELRVRKMTELTLAFDHRVCDGAVAAGFLRFVADAMENPAGVLADL, from the coding sequence ATGAGCGTGCAGACAACTGAGCAAGTATTCCTCCTTCCGGACCTCGGCGAGGGACTCGTGGAGGTCGAGCTACTGACCTGGCTGGTGGCTGTCGGCGAGAGGGTGGAGGTTGACCAGCCCATCGCCGAAGTTGAAACCGCCAAGTCAGTAGTGGAGGTGCCCTCACCCTTTGAAGGAACTGTCACAACCCTGCACGGTGCCCAAGGGGACGTCATGGAGGTTGGCAAGCCGTTGATCACGATTGCCGCGCCGGGATCAGAGGGAGAATTCGAGGTAGAAGCCGAGCACGGAGCACCAGCGACATCCGCACCTGAGCACCTCAGTGAGTCCACCTCCGCTGAAACTCAGCAGGCAAAGCCGGAAGGCTCGGGCAACGTGCTGATTGGCTACGGCACCTCCGAGACGTTGGGAACCGGACGCCGTCGGCCATCGTTGGCCACCGCCGCCCATACTGCGCCGTTGGTCATTTCCCCGGTGGTACGGAAACTTGCCAACGATCACGGAATCGCGCTCGCGGACATCCACGGTTCGGGCGAGGACGGTCTCATCCTTCGCACGGATGTGGTTGCTGCCATTGGCTCGCCACCACCGCGGGACGTGCCGGAGGCACGTGAGGCACCTGAGCCACGGGAGGCACCGGAAGTGCGGGAAGTGCGGGAAGTGCGGGAAGGCGCGGCGGAGGTGTCCGGCGTCGTTCATCAACGTACGGGGCTGAGCGTGACAGCACGGGTTCCGCTGAGCGGCATGAAAAAGGCAGCCGCCGCGTCGCTGCTGCGCAGCCGGCGGGAGATTCCGGAGGCCACGGTCTGGGTGGATGTGGACGCGACGGCCCTGCTGGAAATGCGCGCCGGACTGGGCGAACGCGCGCCCGGTGTATTGGCCTTTGTGTCCCGTTTTGTTGCGGCGGGGCTGGCCAATTTTCCGGAATTGAACATGTCGCTGGAGAATCACGACGGCACAGACGAGCTCGTCGCTTTTGACGGCATCAACTTAGGTTTTGCGGTGCAGACGCAGCGGGGCCTGATGGTGCCGGTGTTGCGGAATGCGCAGGGTCGCACGGCGCGGGAGCTTCACGGTGCCATCGCTGAGCTGGCGGCTGCGGCCCGGGCCGGCCGGGCGAGCCCCGCGGAGCTGTCCGGTGGCACGTTCACAATCAACAATTACGGGGTGCTGGGCGTGGATGGCTCGGCAGTCATCATCAACTATCCCGAGGCCGCGATGCTGGGACTGGGGCGCATCATTGACAAGCCGTGGGTGGTTGACGGAGAACTGCGAGTGCGCAAGATGACAGAGTTGACGCTGGCCTTTGACCACCGCGTCTGTGACGGCGCCGTCGCCGCCGGTTTCCTGCGATTCGTGGCCGACGCCATGGAAAACCCTGCCGGTGTGCTGGCCGATCTGTAA
- a CDS encoding Lrp/AsnC family transcriptional regulator — protein MPEPKKIRPPLDALDHKLLSLLVADARATNQSLADALGIAPSTCLARLKALKETGVIERFTIDVDPEALGRSLQALISVRLRPGARHLMQSFAEDLRSVADISQFFVLAGTDDFLIHVKVRDTAHVREFVLEHLSSNPAVAATQTNLIFEHVWGDSLN, from the coding sequence ATGCCGGAACCGAAGAAAATACGGCCACCTTTGGACGCCCTGGATCACAAATTGCTCAGTCTTTTGGTTGCGGACGCACGTGCCACCAACCAGTCGCTGGCCGATGCACTGGGGATCGCCCCCTCCACCTGTCTAGCCCGACTCAAGGCGCTCAAGGAAACAGGTGTCATTGAGCGCTTCACTATTGACGTTGACCCGGAGGCGCTGGGGCGCTCGCTGCAGGCTCTCATCAGTGTGCGGCTGCGACCGGGGGCCAGACACCTGATGCAATCATTTGCCGAAGACCTTCGATCTGTGGCAGATATTTCGCAATTCTTTGTGCTGGCGGGCACCGATGATTTCCTGATTCACGTCAAGGTTCGAGACACCGCTCACGTCCGCGAGTTCGTCCTTGAACACCTCTCCTCCAATCCAGCCGTGGCCGCGACCCAAACCAACCTGATCTTTGAACACGTGTGGGGTGATTCCCTGAATTGA
- the ald gene encoding alanine dehydrogenase, with product MIVSVPKEIKNNEFRVAITTAGVHELRESGHQVLIEAGAGIGSGISDEDYALAGAEILVDADELWARADMVMKVKEPIKSEYSRFREGLILFTYLHLAAEPELTQALIDAGVTAIAYETVQTANRSLPLLAPMSEVAGRLSVQVGAASLMAPAGGQGILLGGVPGVRPAKVVVLGAGVAGSNAAAMAMGLGADVTILDINTNRLRELDAQYQGRLKTVASNKYEVEKSVIDADLVIGSVLIPGAKAPKLVSNDLVSRMKPGSVLVDIAVDQGGCFEDSRPTTHQNPTFTVHNALFYCVANMPGAVPNTSTYALTNVTLRYALALANDGVKAALHNDPALALGLNVIGGKVTHPSVSSAHGLELWAWQDLLQQSVAAA from the coding sequence ATGATCGTCTCAGTCCCCAAAGAAATCAAGAACAACGAGTTCCGCGTTGCCATCACCACGGCCGGAGTTCATGAGCTCCGGGAATCGGGGCACCAGGTTCTGATTGAGGCTGGCGCCGGCATCGGATCGGGCATCAGTGATGAGGACTACGCACTGGCCGGGGCTGAGATTCTCGTTGACGCCGATGAGTTGTGGGCACGCGCGGATATGGTCATGAAGGTCAAGGAGCCAATCAAATCCGAGTACAGCCGGTTCCGAGAAGGTCTCATCCTCTTCACCTACCTCCATTTGGCGGCGGAACCGGAACTCACGCAGGCACTGATTGACGCTGGGGTTACGGCGATCGCCTACGAAACCGTTCAGACCGCAAACCGGTCGCTTCCGCTACTGGCCCCCATGTCAGAAGTGGCGGGACGGCTTTCCGTGCAGGTGGGCGCTGCATCCCTGATGGCCCCCGCCGGCGGCCAGGGCATTCTCTTGGGCGGGGTTCCGGGCGTCCGTCCGGCAAAAGTTGTTGTGCTCGGCGCCGGGGTAGCCGGGTCCAACGCGGCAGCGATGGCCATGGGATTGGGCGCCGATGTCACCATTTTGGACATCAACACCAACCGGCTGCGTGAACTTGATGCGCAATACCAGGGCCGTCTCAAGACCGTCGCGTCCAACAAATATGAGGTGGAGAAGTCAGTCATTGACGCCGATCTTGTCATTGGCTCGGTTCTCATCCCCGGAGCGAAAGCCCCCAAGCTCGTGAGTAATGATCTGGTCTCCCGGATGAAGCCCGGCTCCGTGTTGGTTGATATTGCGGTGGATCAAGGCGGCTGCTTTGAGGACAGCAGGCCCACCACGCACCAGAACCCGACCTTTACGGTGCACAATGCCTTGTTCTACTGCGTGGCCAACATGCCTGGCGCTGTCCCCAACACGTCCACCTACGCGCTGACCAATGTCACCCTGAGGTACGCCCTTGCCTTGGCCAATGATGGTGTGAAAGCGGCACTCCACAATGATCCGGCCTTGGCTCTAGGACTGAATGTAATTGGCGGAAAAGTGACGCACCCTTCCGTGAGCAGCGCGCACGGGCTTGAGCTATGGGCGTGGCAGGACCTCCTACAGCAGAGCGTGGCAGCGGCGTAG
- a CDS encoding amino acid ABC transporter permease, protein MSRQSSFRASRGPGSDVELIDAIPVRHPWRWVGAAVILLVVILAIQSMTTNPKFYWGTFRTYVFDVLVIQGVGWTLVLTVSSMVIAIVLAILLAFMRQSDNPLFRYVSWVWVWFFRGTPVYTQLLFWGSVGVLYPKIILGVPFGPELLSWDTATVINATVAAIVGLGLNESAYLAEIFRAGLKSVDNGQMEAAEALGMRRSKVMWRIILPQAMRVIIPPTGNETIGMLKTTSLVLAVPFTLDLTFVTNALASRTFLPIPLLMVAAFWYLVITSVLMVGQYYIERHFGKGVDNVMKAPVKATAAVAAAKATAPTTTDDTTEGGKS, encoded by the coding sequence TTGAGCCGACAATCATCATTCCGGGCTTCCCGCGGCCCGGGCTCGGACGTGGAATTGATTGACGCAATTCCCGTCCGGCACCCGTGGCGGTGGGTGGGCGCGGCTGTCATTCTGCTGGTGGTTATTCTGGCCATTCAGTCAATGACGACCAATCCCAAGTTCTACTGGGGTACGTTCCGGACCTATGTTTTTGATGTTCTTGTCATTCAAGGTGTGGGCTGGACGCTGGTCCTGACCGTTTCTTCCATGGTCATCGCCATTGTGTTGGCGATCTTGTTGGCATTCATGCGCCAATCAGACAACCCCTTGTTTAGGTACGTCTCCTGGGTGTGGGTCTGGTTCTTCCGTGGAACGCCCGTCTACACCCAGCTGTTGTTTTGGGGATCTGTTGGCGTGCTTTACCCTAAGATCATTCTCGGAGTCCCATTTGGGCCTGAGCTTCTTTCTTGGGACACGGCCACTGTCATCAACGCCACTGTCGCCGCCATTGTTGGTTTGGGTTTGAATGAATCCGCGTACCTGGCAGAGATCTTCCGCGCTGGTCTGAAGTCCGTGGACAACGGCCAGATGGAAGCCGCCGAGGCCCTCGGTATGCGCCGTTCCAAGGTCATGTGGCGCATCATTTTGCCCCAAGCCATGCGCGTCATCATCCCACCCACAGGCAATGAGACCATCGGCATGCTCAAGACCACCTCGCTGGTCTTGGCTGTTCCTTTCACCTTGGACCTGACGTTTGTGACCAACGCATTGGCTAGCCGTACGTTCCTGCCCATCCCACTCCTCATGGTTGCTGCGTTCTGGTACCTGGTCATTACCTCGGTATTGATGGTTGGCCAGTATTACATTGAACGGCACTTCGGCAAGGGAGTAGACAACGTCATGAAGGCGCCAGTCAAGGCCACTGCCGCCGTGGCAGCTGCCAAGGCCACCGCGCCAACCACCACCGATGACACCACGGAAGGCGGCAAGTCATGA
- a CDS encoding o-succinylbenzoate synthase: protein MLTFPPLDEILANAHVVALPMKVKFRGVLVREVMVFSGPAGWAEFSPFVEYDDAESARWLASALEAGWLGHPAPVRDWVPVNATVPAVSSEQVPSVLENFDGAQTVKVKVAEAGQSLGDDAARVGAVRHLLPDAKIRIDANGGWDVDQAVRALRLLSVFGLEYAEQPVASIAEMAAVRRALNGSVLIAADESVRKATDPLAVARAGAADLLVIKAAPLGGVRRALEIVAEAGLPAVVSSALDSSVGISTGLALAAALPELPYACGLGTVSLMAGDIAEPSLVAEDGGMHPREVVANPELLELFAAPAERRDWWMERLRRCHALL, encoded by the coding sequence ATGCTCACCTTCCCCCCGCTGGATGAAATTCTTGCCAACGCCCATGTTGTCGCCTTGCCCATGAAGGTGAAATTTCGGGGCGTGTTAGTGCGTGAGGTCATGGTCTTCTCCGGTCCTGCCGGATGGGCCGAATTCTCGCCGTTTGTAGAGTACGACGACGCCGAGTCTGCCAGGTGGCTGGCCTCGGCTTTGGAAGCCGGCTGGCTTGGGCACCCCGCCCCCGTGCGTGACTGGGTGCCGGTTAATGCCACGGTTCCGGCCGTCTCCTCCGAACAAGTGCCGTCCGTGCTGGAGAATTTTGACGGGGCTCAAACGGTGAAGGTCAAGGTGGCCGAGGCAGGCCAGTCGCTGGGAGATGACGCCGCGCGGGTTGGCGCCGTCAGGCATTTGCTGCCGGACGCCAAGATTCGCATTGACGCCAATGGCGGCTGGGACGTGGATCAGGCTGTGCGAGCGCTGCGACTGCTCTCCGTGTTCGGGCTCGAATACGCTGAACAGCCGGTGGCCAGTATTGCCGAGATGGCCGCTGTGCGCCGCGCGTTGAACGGCTCGGTACTCATTGCCGCCGATGAAAGCGTCCGCAAGGCCACCGACCCCCTCGCCGTGGCCCGCGCCGGAGCGGCGGACCTCTTGGTGATCAAGGCCGCGCCGCTGGGTGGCGTGCGTCGCGCTTTGGAAATTGTGGCTGAAGCGGGGCTGCCTGCTGTGGTGAGTTCGGCCCTGGACTCCTCAGTGGGTATTAGCACCGGCCTGGCGCTTGCCGCCGCGCTGCCTGAACTTCCCTACGCTTGCGGGCTTGGCACGGTATCCCTCATGGCCGGCGATATTGCCGAGCCAAGCCTGGTGGCGGAGGACGGCGGCATGCACCCACGCGAGGTGGTGGCCAACCCCGAGCTGCTGGAGCTATTTGCCGCACCCGCCGAACGCCGCGACTGGTGGATGGAGCGCCTACGCCGCTGCCACGCTCTGCTGTAG
- a CDS encoding MFS transporter, which produces MKKSAQPTEFSLWSIAVPAYGPSLLFGIGEGAILPIIPLSARDMGSSLAGAALVVALIGIGSLISNIPASLLTAKFGERLGMVGAAVLSLIALLLCVFATDLWLFAIGVLLIGAAAAVFNLARQSYLTEAVPPLMRARAMSTLGGVGRIGLFVGPFIGALVIHLVGLSGAYWVAAVSIAAAGALALWLPDLVSDREEKIKGPAPTVGSLVAANRSLLLSVGIGILLVSAVRSARQVVVPLWADNLGLSPAATSLIYGLSGAIDMLVFYPAGKVMDKKGRNAVAIPSMVLMGTALILMPLTSGAASLLMVALLIGFGNGIGSGLIMTLGADYAPRHGRAQFLGIWRFMADAGGSSGPAILAGLTALITLSFGIAATGVLGLAAAAVLAYSIPRNKVIQR; this is translated from the coding sequence GTGAAAAAATCAGCGCAGCCTACCGAATTCAGCCTCTGGTCCATTGCCGTTCCTGCCTATGGACCGTCGCTGCTGTTTGGCATAGGTGAAGGTGCCATTTTGCCCATCATTCCGCTGAGCGCCCGTGACATGGGATCGTCCTTGGCTGGTGCAGCCTTGGTGGTGGCACTGATCGGGATTGGCTCACTCATCAGCAATATTCCGGCCTCCTTGCTCACCGCCAAGTTCGGTGAGCGGCTGGGCATGGTCGGGGCAGCGGTGCTCAGCTTGATAGCCCTGCTGCTGTGTGTTTTCGCCACCGATCTGTGGCTCTTTGCCATCGGCGTGCTGCTGATTGGCGCAGCCGCGGCCGTTTTTAACTTAGCCCGCCAGAGCTATCTCACGGAGGCCGTACCGCCGCTCATGCGCGCCCGCGCCATGTCAACGTTGGGCGGCGTGGGGCGGATTGGCCTCTTTGTTGGACCGTTCATTGGCGCGTTGGTGATCCACCTGGTGGGACTCTCCGGAGCGTATTGGGTGGCCGCAGTTTCCATAGCGGCGGCTGGAGCTCTGGCCTTATGGCTGCCGGATCTGGTCAGTGACCGGGAGGAAAAGATCAAAGGACCGGCCCCAACAGTGGGCTCCTTGGTTGCGGCCAATCGTTCGCTCTTGCTCAGCGTGGGGATCGGAATTCTGCTGGTGAGTGCCGTGCGTTCAGCCCGGCAAGTGGTGGTGCCTTTGTGGGCGGATAACTTAGGCCTGAGTCCGGCCGCCACCTCCCTGATCTACGGCTTGTCCGGCGCCATCGACATGCTGGTGTTTTATCCGGCCGGAAAGGTCATGGATAAGAAGGGACGCAACGCGGTGGCCATCCCGTCCATGGTGCTCATGGGTACTGCTTTGATCTTGATGCCGCTGACATCTGGGGCGGCTTCGCTACTGATGGTGGCCTTGTTGATTGGCTTTGGTAACGGCATCGGATCGGGGCTGATCATGACGCTGGGGGCCGACTACGCACCGCGGCACGGACGGGCTCAATTCCTCGGCATCTGGCGGTTCATGGCTGATGCTGGTGGCTCCAGCGGACCAGCCATTCTTGCGGGGCTGACGGCCCTGATCACGCTGTCCTTCGGCATTGCCGCAACGGGAGTGCTGGGACTGGCAGCGGCGGCAGTCTTGGCGTATTCCATTCCTCGCAACAAGGTCATTCAGCGCTAA
- the menD gene encoding 2-succinyl-5-enolpyruvyl-6-hydroxy-3-cyclohexene-1-carboxylic-acid synthase, which translates to MDAARFVVDALERAGVRHVVVAPGSRSAPLVYALAEAQADQRITAHVRIDERVAGFTALGLALGTKGPAAIVTTSGTAVGNLLPAVMEANHAGVPLLVLSADRPEELRGTGANQTTFQLDLFGDHVRFATDVAAGSDPSSAISTALTAALGRLEGIPAGPVQVNLAFRDPLTPALDGSEWERLLPVIETPDAAAGITDELLLAAQAVSDTDADTDDAVTAAAVSGTEAAPEPGDGTNAGYLAEGPLQPFSSSSDGPASGPSSSHRTVVVAGHGAGPEAEHFARMLGLPLLAEPSSNARFGPNAIGPYRMLLDKFGPESALPIERVVVFGRPTLSRQISTLLARTDLERALFVPAPVPWFEPGRRTELILTQWDQLLGFAGRGPDGWLQAWQWAGEQAELALDSELAGTSKDTGGRPGGGKLAAASTLNGLQLARAVWDTAQKDTGSILMLGSSNPVRDADLAGQPTVKNGAAVHANRGLAGIDGTISTATGLALATGKTTRVLLGDVTFLHDSGALNIGPMEALPQIQVIVLNDGGGGIFSVLEHGKLAEAPNYTAAVERFFGTPHTASLGALAAAFGWSHVSVGTAEQLAKALAAPVLWPCVIEVVASERADLRELHATIAEAIASS; encoded by the coding sequence ATGGATGCTGCCCGCTTTGTTGTTGATGCGCTCGAACGTGCCGGAGTGCGCCACGTGGTGGTGGCCCCCGGCTCTCGCAGCGCCCCGCTCGTGTACGCCCTGGCCGAGGCGCAAGCCGATCAGCGGATCACCGCTCATGTGCGGATCGACGAGCGCGTGGCCGGATTCACCGCGCTCGGGCTGGCCCTGGGCACCAAGGGCCCTGCGGCAATTGTGACCACGTCAGGCACCGCCGTGGGCAACTTGCTCCCGGCCGTCATGGAGGCCAACCACGCTGGCGTGCCGCTGCTGGTGCTCTCCGCCGACCGTCCCGAAGAGCTTCGCGGCACCGGGGCGAACCAGACCACGTTCCAGCTGGATCTCTTCGGCGATCACGTGCGTTTCGCTACCGACGTTGCCGCGGGGAGCGATCCCTCCAGCGCAATATCCACCGCCCTGACGGCTGCTCTTGGACGGCTCGAAGGCATTCCGGCTGGCCCGGTGCAGGTCAATTTGGCCTTCCGGGACCCGTTGACCCCCGCCTTGGACGGCTCCGAATGGGAGCGGCTGCTCCCGGTCATCGAGACCCCTGACGCCGCGGCTGGGATCACGGATGAGCTCCTTCTGGCAGCCCAAGCAGTCTCAGATACAGATGCGGACACGGACGACGCCGTCACCGCCGCTGCGGTCAGCGGCACCGAGGCGGCTCCCGAGCCTGGTGACGGCACCAACGCCGGTTATCTCGCAGAGGGCCCGCTCCAGCCATTCTCCAGCTCCTCCGATGGTCCCGCGTCTGGTCCCTCGTCTAGTCACCGAACGGTAGTTGTTGCCGGACATGGAGCCGGTCCCGAGGCCGAACACTTTGCCCGGATGCTTGGCCTGCCGCTGCTAGCCGAGCCCTCATCCAACGCTCGGTTTGGCCCCAACGCTATTGGCCCGTACCGGATGCTGCTGGATAAATTTGGGCCCGAGAGTGCTCTTCCCATCGAACGTGTGGTGGTTTTCGGACGCCCCACACTGTCGCGCCAAATCAGCACCTTACTGGCGCGCACGGATCTGGAACGGGCTCTCTTCGTGCCTGCACCTGTGCCGTGGTTTGAGCCCGGGCGCCGCACCGAACTGATCCTGACCCAATGGGATCAGTTGCTTGGCTTTGCCGGCCGCGGCCCCGACGGATGGTTGCAGGCGTGGCAGTGGGCAGGGGAACAGGCAGAATTGGCACTCGATTCCGAATTGGCGGGCACCAGCAAGGACACAGGCGGGAGGCCAGGGGGCGGAAAACTCGCCGCCGCAAGCACCCTCAATGGCCTGCAGCTTGCCCGAGCAGTCTGGGACACAGCCCAGAAGGACACCGGCAGCATCCTCATGCTTGGTTCCTCCAACCCGGTCCGTGACGCTGACCTCGCTGGCCAGCCCACAGTGAAAAACGGGGCTGCCGTGCACGCCAACCGAGGCTTGGCCGGGATTGATGGCACCATTTCGACGGCAACGGGACTGGCGCTCGCCACCGGTAAAACAACCCGAGTGCTCCTGGGTGATGTGACGTTCCTGCACGATTCCGGCGCCCTGAACATTGGCCCCATGGAGGCGCTGCCCCAGATTCAGGTCATCGTCCTGAACGATGGCGGTGGTGGGATCTTCTCCGTCTTGGAGCATGGAAAGCTGGCCGAGGCACCCAACTACACAGCCGCCGTCGAACGTTTCTTTGGGACCCCCCATACGGCAAGTCTGGGGGCGCTGGCCGCTGCCTTTGGCTGGAGCCACGTTTCGGTCGGCACCGCGGAGCAACTCGCCAAGGCGCTGGCCGCCCCCGTGCTGTGGCCGTGCGTCATTGAGGTTGTTGCCTCTGAGCGTGCCGACTTGCGTGAACTGCACGCCACTATCGCGGAGGCCATAGCCTCCAGCTGA